A part of Halodesulfovibrio marinisediminis DSM 17456 genomic DNA contains:
- a CDS encoding bacterioferritin-associated ferredoxin, protein MSELICYCFSYTAEDIEQDVLDNGRSTIFEIIMNEKKVGGCQCAEKNPKGCUCLADVRRVVDNVIRDKGIAPVSPKVPL, encoded by the coding sequence GTGTCGGAGCTTATTTGTTATTGTTTTAGTTACACTGCCGAAGATATTGAGCAGGACGTTCTTGATAACGGAAGATCAACTATTTTTGAAATTATCATGAACGAGAAAAAGGTCGGTGGTTGTCAATGTGCGGAAAAAAATCCCAAAGGTTGTTGATGTCTTGCGGACGTCCGCCGGGTAGTGGACAATGTGATACGCGACAAGGGCATTGCACCAGTCTCTCCTAAGGTGCCCCTTTAG
- a CDS encoding sensor domain-containing diguanylate cyclase: MEKNFYREVLTVLPDGVSVVDTNNEILFWNKAMEKITGYSSVEVLGNPCANNKLCSINSEGKELCDTDCPLKEAVQKKTHSEHSVFLRHKNGHRIALRVKTYPLQNQLGTIIGGTQFYSLLSAQEQLVAEVEKLREEALQDWLTGIGNRRFGEMTLKKVSRPPTDTSYGVLFVDIDHFKTINDTWGHAIGDEILRMVASSLNSGLRNTDTASRWGGEEFLLILPTSTIQDLLTVGERVRMLVEKSWLEHDNTIIKVTASVGGTIAKKNEDIHSVLQRADQQLYLSKTNGRNRVSIDK; encoded by the coding sequence ATGGAAAAAAATTTTTACCGAGAAGTACTTACTGTCCTTCCTGATGGGGTTTCTGTTGTTGATACAAATAATGAAATATTATTTTGGAATAAGGCGATGGAAAAAATAACTGGGTATAGCTCGGTTGAAGTACTTGGCAACCCATGCGCTAATAACAAGCTATGCTCTATTAACTCCGAAGGAAAAGAATTGTGTGATACTGATTGCCCTCTAAAAGAGGCTGTTCAAAAAAAGACGCATTCAGAGCATAGTGTTTTTTTGCGCCACAAAAACGGTCATCGCATAGCGCTAAGAGTTAAGACCTACCCGTTACAAAACCAACTTGGAACTATCATTGGAGGTACCCAGTTTTACTCGCTACTTTCCGCTCAAGAACAGCTTGTTGCAGAGGTAGAAAAACTACGTGAAGAAGCCTTGCAAGATTGGCTAACAGGGATTGGCAATAGGCGTTTTGGCGAAATGACATTGAAAAAGGTTTCTCGCCCACCAACCGACACTTCTTACGGGGTACTATTTGTTGATATTGATCATTTTAAAACCATTAACGACACTTGGGGGCACGCTATCGGAGATGAAATACTGCGCATGGTCGCAAGCTCTCTCAATTCAGGTTTACGAAATACTGATACCGCATCTCGTTGGGGCGGAGAGGAGTTTTTGCTCATTCTCCCTACTAGCACTATCCAGGATTTACTTACCGTAGGGGAAAGAGTTCGTATGCTGGTTGAAAAAAGTTGGTTGGAACATGATAATACTATTATCAAAGTAACAGCATCAGTCGGCGGAACAATTGCCAAAAAGAATGAAGACATACACTCTGTTCTGCAGAGAGCTGACCAACAGCTATACCTAAGCAAAACTAATGGAAGAAACAGGGTAAGCATCGACAAATAG
- a CDS encoding sensor domain-containing diguanylate cyclase yields MDTDFYKDVLMALSDGVYVVNKKREILFWSDGAEKVTGYSSSEVLGKRCADNVLCHVTAEGEELCTKGCPLRSTIRNGNLAEADVFLHHKLGHRVPVTVKATPLKDQAGKVVGAVEFFSQLSSQDNFLAELEKLRNTALTDRLTKVGNRRFGEITLENLTRKASDTPYGLLFVDIDHFKHVNDTWGHSVGDDVLRMVANSVSSGLRTGDAISRWGGEEFLLILPSSTVQELVTIGERLRMLVEKSWLEYQGTIIKVTASIGGAMVTKGEDVTSVLQRADKQLYFCKSNGRNMVSIDDAILITNKHTGGI; encoded by the coding sequence ATGGATACAGACTTTTATAAAGACGTCCTAATGGCTCTTTCTGACGGGGTCTATGTTGTAAATAAAAAACGCGAAATATTATTCTGGAGTGATGGTGCAGAGAAGGTAACTGGGTATAGCTCTTCAGAAGTGCTCGGCAAACGATGTGCTGACAACGTGCTTTGTCATGTTACTGCTGAAGGCGAAGAACTATGCACTAAAGGCTGCCCTCTTAGATCAACGATCCGTAACGGCAACCTTGCCGAAGCCGACGTTTTTTTACACCATAAACTTGGTCACCGTGTGCCAGTTACAGTCAAAGCCACTCCGTTAAAGGATCAGGCGGGAAAAGTAGTTGGCGCTGTTGAGTTCTTTTCCCAACTCTCTTCTCAAGATAATTTTTTAGCAGAGCTTGAAAAACTACGTAACACAGCCCTAACAGACAGACTAACAAAAGTTGGCAATAGACGCTTTGGTGAAATCACACTGGAAAACCTCACTCGCAAAGCATCGGACACTCCCTACGGTCTTTTGTTCGTCGATATTGATCACTTCAAACATGTTAATGACACATGGGGACACTCTGTAGGAGATGACGTGCTTCGCATGGTCGCCAACTCTGTTAGCTCAGGATTGCGTACTGGCGACGCAATATCACGCTGGGGTGGCGAAGAGTTTCTACTTATTCTCCCCTCAAGCACCGTTCAGGAACTGGTCACCATCGGTGAACGCCTACGAATGTTGGTTGAAAAAAGCTGGTTGGAGTATCAGGGGACTATTATCAAAGTTACAGCGTCAATTGGCGGAGCTATGGTAACAAAAGGCGAAGATGTAACTTCCGTGCTTCAACGTGCTGACAAGCAACTGTACTTTTGCAAAAGCAATGGAAGAAATATGGTAAGCATCGACGATGCAATACTGATCACTAATAAACACACTGGAGGCATTTAA
- a CDS encoding recombinase family protein has product MNKVFTYCRVSTTDQNLEAQKEELLKAHPDSELHCEKASATSIEKRPILQAVLKAIRGGDKLVVWKIDRLVRNMRDLSEIVALLKERGASLEIVDQKIDTSTPSGTAFLQMLGVFAEFETNIRAERQAIGIAKAKAEGKYKGKQANLAKHAEVKEYLEKGYPVREIVKLTGMGKSNVYKIRSKLA; this is encoded by the coding sequence ATGAACAAAGTCTTCACATATTGCCGTGTATCTACCACTGACCAGAATCTTGAGGCTCAGAAGGAAGAGCTGCTCAAAGCACATCCAGACTCAGAGCTCCACTGCGAAAAAGCTTCAGCAACAAGCATTGAGAAGCGCCCAATCTTGCAGGCGGTGTTAAAGGCCATCAGAGGCGGTGACAAGCTCGTTGTTTGGAAGATTGACAGATTGGTCAGGAACATGCGTGACTTGTCTGAGATCGTCGCTCTGCTCAAAGAAAGAGGTGCCTCGTTGGAGATCGTGGATCAGAAGATTGATACCTCTACGCCGAGTGGCACCGCATTCCTGCAGATGTTGGGAGTTTTTGCCGAGTTTGAAACGAACATCCGTGCAGAGCGGCAAGCTATCGGCATTGCCAAGGCCAAAGCGGAAGGAAAGTACAAAGGCAAACAAGCGAATCTCGCAAAGCATGCAGAGGTCAAAGAGTATCTGGAGAAAGGATATCCAGTTCGTGAGATCGTGAAGCTGACGGGAATGGGAAAGTCCAATGTCTACAAAATACGTAGTAAGTTGGCATAG
- a CDS encoding site-specific integrase: MPNYIVLRGSTYYYQRAIPEDLQHVLGKKVSRISLQTGNKRFAKRLAKVHATHDTETWTELRQNNHSETIDTDLVRKHCLTFINKRLKEDAQKRLEAYANPDPRQIERRASDLAHQEHWIQELRSSLANPFYPGVDFGDSPAPPVPHVYMTDDADKLIKEARLNIKQDSPAYNLLCHILLEYMVPFQQIILERMKGNAMAEQLLTTTLFGTTANTATAAAPKNEEKQLPTPKEEETPPAPTISEIMEMWIREYNTSPDPRERTVDETRTYVQRFIDFHGDMPVDTVKPSHVREYKDSMLFFPARPTKELREMPLHDQIEFCKCNPDVRTLSNTTVFNKCLSTVKTIFQHAVENSYIENNPAVTFRNKRKHKKKDQRPYNTEDLQQILSFPVFTEKERPKGGGYEAAYWIPLIAMFTGARLEEIGQLLVSNINVEDGIHFFDLRITEVKASGELQKLKNESSKRRVPIHSKLIELGLLKYVEERQEAGDKQLFPHLQEYKGRMTHHFSKWWGRYARKHADFDRTKTFHSFRHAFKDACRECGVNIAHAHRLQGHTTSLEGDDYGDGFSLRVLSEAMEKVSYPLDFSGLQP; this comes from the coding sequence ATGCCAAACTACATCGTCCTGCGCGGTAGCACCTACTATTACCAGCGCGCCATCCCTGAAGATCTTCAGCATGTACTCGGTAAAAAAGTATCACGCATCAGTTTACAAACTGGCAACAAGCGGTTTGCAAAGCGCCTTGCAAAAGTTCATGCGACTCACGACACCGAAACCTGGACTGAACTTCGTCAAAATAACCACTCCGAGACAATCGACACAGACTTGGTTCGAAAACATTGCCTTACGTTCATCAACAAGCGCCTCAAAGAAGACGCCCAGAAACGTTTAGAGGCATACGCGAACCCTGACCCCCGACAAATCGAAAGACGGGCTTCTGACCTGGCACACCAAGAACATTGGATTCAAGAGCTTCGCTCGAGTTTAGCGAATCCGTTTTATCCTGGTGTGGATTTTGGAGACTCTCCCGCCCCGCCAGTACCGCATGTGTACATGACTGATGATGCCGACAAGCTCATCAAAGAGGCGAGGCTTAATATTAAACAAGATTCCCCCGCATACAACCTGCTCTGCCACATTCTCCTTGAATACATGGTGCCATTCCAACAAATCATCTTGGAGCGCATGAAAGGAAATGCAATGGCTGAACAGCTGCTGACCACCACCCTTTTTGGTACCACTGCAAATACTGCAACTGCAGCAGCCCCAAAGAACGAAGAAAAGCAGCTTCCTACTCCTAAGGAAGAAGAGACTCCACCTGCTCCTACCATTTCTGAAATCATGGAAATGTGGATACGCGAGTACAATACGTCTCCAGACCCGCGGGAGCGCACCGTTGATGAAACGCGGACATACGTTCAACGCTTCATCGACTTTCATGGCGACATGCCTGTTGATACTGTCAAGCCAAGCCACGTGCGCGAATACAAAGACTCCATGCTCTTCTTCCCGGCAAGACCGACTAAAGAACTACGAGAAATGCCACTGCACGACCAGATAGAGTTCTGCAAATGCAATCCCGACGTTAGAACTCTTTCTAACACGACGGTCTTTAACAAGTGCTTGTCGACAGTAAAAACCATCTTCCAACATGCTGTTGAGAACTCTTACATTGAGAACAACCCGGCTGTAACATTCAGAAACAAGCGGAAGCACAAGAAAAAAGATCAGCGCCCGTACAACACCGAGGATTTGCAACAGATCCTGTCATTCCCAGTCTTCACCGAGAAAGAACGACCTAAGGGAGGCGGATACGAAGCGGCATACTGGATTCCGCTTATTGCAATGTTTACAGGCGCACGACTTGAGGAAATAGGACAACTTCTTGTTTCCAACATCAACGTTGAAGACGGTATTCACTTCTTCGATTTGCGCATTACTGAAGTAAAAGCGTCTGGAGAGCTCCAGAAGCTAAAAAATGAGAGCTCAAAGCGCAGAGTGCCAATTCACTCAAAGTTAATAGAGCTTGGCCTTCTTAAGTACGTTGAAGAACGTCAAGAGGCAGGGGATAAGCAGTTATTCCCGCATCTGCAGGAATATAAAGGGCGAATGACTCATCACTTCTCAAAATGGTGGGGACGTTATGCTCGAAAGCATGCGGACTTTGATAGAACAAAAACCTTTCACAGTTTCCGACACGCTTTCAAAGACGCTTGTCGAGAATGCGGTGTGAACATTGCTCATGCTCACCGTCTACAGGGGCACACAACAAGCCTTGAGGGCGATGACTACGGGGACGGCTTTTCTTTGCGCGTCCTTTCAGAAGCAATGGAGAAGGTCTCCTACCCTCTAGATTTTAGCGGACTGCAGCCTTAA
- a CDS encoding bifunctional riboflavin kinase/FAD synthetase: protein MQIARSIQEISLDLSKGCCVTIGNFDGVHNGHKKLINRTKEKAASMGVPSVVVTFCPHPLKVLAGSHAPALITDYEKKLDLLEKIDVDLVLMLEFTRELAALEPEEFIKTILVDELNMKELIVGYDYAFGKGRKGNYELLSALGEKYGYGTERLEPVMINDAIVSSTRIRDLIKAGKVWDVRPLMDRFYIIRGTVIHGMDRGGKLLGFPTANMRVRDELYPKPGVYATWAELDGKVYKAVTNIGRNPTFGNDEISVETFILDFDADIYGWELRLNFVARMRDEKKFNGLDELIEQITKDVSLARQLLDTPEAHL from the coding sequence ATGCAAATAGCTCGAAGCATACAGGAAATTTCATTAGATCTTTCCAAAGGTTGTTGCGTTACTATCGGAAACTTCGATGGTGTGCACAACGGTCACAAAAAGTTAATTAACCGCACTAAAGAGAAAGCGGCGTCTATGGGCGTACCTAGTGTCGTTGTTACCTTTTGTCCGCACCCTCTCAAGGTGCTTGCCGGTTCGCATGCCCCTGCCCTTATTACCGACTATGAAAAAAAATTAGACCTGCTGGAAAAAATTGATGTAGATCTTGTGCTGATGCTTGAATTTACACGGGAACTGGCAGCTCTTGAACCTGAAGAATTTATTAAAACTATCCTTGTTGATGAGCTTAATATGAAAGAGCTTATCGTGGGATACGATTATGCTTTCGGTAAAGGTCGTAAAGGGAATTATGAACTGCTTTCCGCACTTGGTGAAAAGTATGGGTATGGCACAGAGCGTCTCGAACCAGTAATGATTAACGATGCCATTGTAAGTTCTACACGTATCCGTGACCTGATTAAGGCTGGTAAGGTGTGGGATGTACGACCTCTGATGGATCGTTTCTACATTATCCGCGGTACAGTAATCCACGGTATGGATCGGGGGGGGAAACTGCTAGGTTTCCCGACCGCAAACATGCGTGTTCGAGACGAGTTGTACCCGAAGCCGGGGGTGTATGCCACTTGGGCAGAATTAGATGGAAAAGTCTATAAGGCTGTAACCAACATTGGTCGCAACCCGACTTTCGGTAACGATGAGATCAGCGTTGAAACGTTTATTCTTGATTTTGATGCTGATATCTACGGTTGGGAACTTCGGTTGAATTTTGTTGCGCGCATGCGTGATGAGAAAAAATTCAACGGACTGGATGAACTCATCGAACAAATTACCAAAGACGTTTCTTTAGCACGGCAACTGCTCGATACACCAGAAGCGCACCTCTAG
- a CDS encoding chloride channel protein — translation MLGPFKRIWQEYLRVYHSVTYVRMLVLGVLVGVFAGLVAILFRLGLDFSQDFIQNHLAGLSTHGSGGEYRPWVIPVALVSVAFITGYLVNKFLPDSIHGVTDGTDAMIKAFHRNKGDIKPKAPIIKGITSIMTIAAGGSAGQEGPVSQLGAGLGCWFAHKFGLSTKERRILMLTGAAGGLGAIFLAPLGGAMTAIEVIYKEDFESEAIVSAVTSSVVAYSLFFMAFGSKPMFDIPEFHFNDARELFFYALLSVACALAGWIYVRTFHFLKYSVFEKLRQRVGIMWTMVAGALIMGVYGMFYPQVLSSGHHGLEQAINGHLPILTMLILLFGKTLATSLTLGSGMSGGMFAPALFVGGMTGGVVGFTANSFYPNIVTQPGGYALVGMATFFAGVANAPIGPLIMVCELSKGYGLLAPLMLAGAICVVISRKVSLYENQVENKFESPAHLVDSTVNILENLQVRDFYQGGRVTILEESITLKALTNIITGTNEFFFPVKNVAGEITGILSINDVRNILYEESLFDLVVVGDLARKGVTLQEDDDLYTALVKFVDSDLGQIPVVQENSPNEILGLINRADVFRAYKNHLNNIREDER, via the coding sequence ATGCTCGGCCCTTTTAAAAGAATTTGGCAGGAATACCTGCGTGTGTACCACAGCGTTACATACGTCCGTATGCTTGTACTTGGCGTATTGGTTGGTGTCTTTGCAGGCTTAGTTGCAATTTTATTCCGCCTTGGCCTCGATTTCTCTCAAGATTTTATTCAAAATCATCTCGCCGGACTTTCTACACATGGAAGCGGTGGCGAATACCGTCCTTGGGTTATTCCAGTAGCCCTTGTTTCCGTTGCATTTATTACCGGCTACCTTGTAAACAAATTTTTGCCGGATTCTATTCATGGAGTGACTGACGGTACGGATGCCATGATTAAGGCTTTCCACCGGAATAAAGGTGATATTAAGCCTAAGGCTCCTATCATCAAAGGTATCACCTCAATCATGACCATTGCTGCTGGTGGTTCCGCAGGTCAGGAAGGACCTGTTTCCCAGCTCGGTGCGGGGCTTGGTTGCTGGTTTGCTCATAAGTTTGGGCTTTCCACCAAAGAGCGCCGTATTCTGATGCTTACCGGTGCTGCCGGTGGTTTGGGTGCTATCTTTCTTGCTCCGCTCGGCGGCGCGATGACAGCTATTGAAGTTATATACAAAGAAGACTTTGAATCAGAGGCTATTGTTTCCGCTGTTACATCGTCTGTTGTAGCGTACTCCCTGTTTTTTATGGCATTCGGCTCCAAGCCGATGTTTGATATTCCGGAGTTCCACTTCAATGATGCCCGAGAGCTGTTCTTCTATGCGTTACTTTCCGTTGCTTGTGCTTTGGCTGGCTGGATTTATGTTCGCACTTTCCATTTCCTTAAGTACTCAGTGTTTGAGAAGCTCCGTCAGCGTGTTGGCATTATGTGGACAATGGTTGCAGGTGCTCTCATTATGGGTGTTTATGGTATGTTTTACCCGCAGGTTCTTTCCAGTGGGCACCATGGATTAGAGCAAGCCATTAACGGTCACCTGCCTATCCTTACCATGCTTATTTTGCTGTTTGGTAAAACGTTGGCAACCTCGCTTACTCTTGGTTCCGGTATGAGTGGCGGTATGTTTGCCCCAGCGCTTTTTGTTGGCGGTATGACAGGTGGTGTGGTTGGTTTTACCGCAAATAGCTTTTATCCGAATATCGTTACCCAGCCGGGGGGATATGCTCTTGTAGGAATGGCAACATTCTTTGCAGGTGTTGCAAACGCACCAATCGGTCCATTGATTATGGTGTGTGAGCTGTCGAAAGGTTACGGCTTACTTGCTCCACTGATGCTCGCAGGCGCTATTTGTGTTGTTATTAGCCGTAAAGTATCTCTTTATGAGAATCAGGTTGAGAATAAATTTGAATCACCTGCTCACCTTGTTGATTCTACAGTAAACATTCTTGAGAACTTGCAGGTAAGAGATTTCTATCAGGGCGGACGTGTTACGATTCTTGAAGAATCTATCACTCTTAAGGCACTAACGAATATCATTACCGGCACCAACGAGTTTTTCTTCCCTGTAAAAAATGTTGCAGGAGAAATTACAGGGATTTTGTCTATCAACGATGTACGTAATATCCTGTATGAAGAGAGCTTGTTCGATCTCGTTGTCGTTGGTGATCTTGCCCGCAAGGGCGTAACGTTGCAGGAAGATGATGATCTGTACACCGCGCTTGTTAAGTTTGTTGATTCTGACCTTGGACAGATTCCGGTTGTGCAGGAAAACAGCCCGAATGAAATTCTTGGTCTCATTAACAGAGCAGACGTGTTCAGGGCATACAAAAACCACTTGAATAATATTCGCGAAGACGAGCGCTAA
- a CDS encoding FadR/GntR family transcriptional regulator: MNKTTSAHPSEQLKIYEQVVLRIQEMLRTGTLTVGDKLPPERDLASTFQVSRSSIREAIRSLQEKGIVESRRGNGTFVVNTGDILEPLAEAVTEQRIYLLQIMEFRQAIEPAMAGLAARNATPEQLKEIAAIMKEKAPEPPEGDPWEKDIRFHCAIAKASGNPLFEQALLNASTALEETRQAPLQTPERRAQSCSMHKEIFSAIVAGDETLATECMRKHLEQVHGMLFTTE; encoded by the coding sequence ATGAACAAAACAACTTCCGCACATCCTAGTGAGCAGCTGAAAATATATGAACAGGTAGTGTTGCGTATTCAGGAAATGCTGCGAACAGGAACTCTTACCGTTGGTGATAAGCTTCCTCCGGAGCGTGACTTGGCAAGCACGTTTCAGGTGTCACGCAGTTCTATTCGCGAGGCTATCCGTTCCCTTCAGGAAAAGGGGATTGTTGAGAGCAGACGCGGCAACGGTACTTTTGTTGTAAATACAGGTGATATCCTAGAGCCTCTTGCAGAGGCTGTGACAGAGCAGCGTATTTATCTATTACAGATTATGGAATTTAGGCAGGCAATTGAGCCCGCAATGGCAGGACTGGCTGCACGAAATGCTACGCCGGAACAGTTGAAAGAGATTGCTGCCATAATGAAAGAAAAAGCACCGGAGCCTCCTGAAGGGGATCCGTGGGAAAAGGACATCCGTTTCCATTGTGCCATTGCCAAGGCTTCTGGAAATCCGCTTTTTGAGCAGGCTCTTTTAAATGCAAGCACAGCATTGGAAGAAACACGGCAGGCACCGTTGCAGACTCCGGAACGCAGGGCACAGTCGTGCTCTATGCATAAAGAAATTTTTAGCGCTATCGTTGCTGGTGATGAAACATTGGCGACAGAATGTATGCGCAAGCACCTTGAACAGGTGCACGGCATGCTTTTTACAACAGAATAA
- a CDS encoding alpha-hydroxy-acid oxidizing protein — protein sequence MQEVRKEARERMKGYCRVCKECDGRACAGEVPGMGGLGTAASFKSNVEALADYKLRMRTIHDVSEPDTNTTVLGYDLSIPVFAAPIGGVSFNMGGKISEEDYIISKLKACDANGIVGCTGDGVPPFISDSGFEALRAVNGKGIPFIKPWEGDEFFEKIEKAAETGCTTFGIDIDAIGLITLAKMGRPVAPRGVERLRALIERIPGQVLLKGVMTEEDALAAAEAGAAGIVVSNHGGRVLDHTPGSAHVLPGIAEAVNGEIAVLVDGGIRTGADILKMIALGADAVMIGRPFSIATVGGLEEGASKYIQQIAGELKSAMVLTGCESIEDVNANIITDVLGQ from the coding sequence ATGCAAGAAGTTCGTAAAGAAGCCCGTGAACGTATGAAAGGCTACTGCCGAGTTTGTAAAGAATGTGACGGACGCGCTTGCGCGGGGGAAGTACCAGGAATGGGTGGTCTTGGTACCGCTGCATCATTCAAAAGCAACGTAGAGGCTCTGGCAGACTATAAACTGCGTATGCGCACTATTCATGATGTTTCCGAACCTGATACAAACACCACTGTCCTTGGATATGATTTGTCCATTCCTGTATTTGCAGCACCTATTGGTGGTGTATCATTTAATATGGGCGGCAAGATATCTGAAGAAGACTATATTATCTCCAAGCTTAAAGCGTGTGATGCTAATGGTATTGTAGGCTGTACAGGCGATGGTGTTCCTCCATTTATTTCTGATTCCGGATTTGAAGCGCTCAGAGCTGTAAATGGCAAAGGAATTCCGTTTATTAAGCCTTGGGAAGGTGATGAGTTCTTTGAAAAAATCGAAAAAGCTGCTGAGACAGGCTGTACAACCTTTGGAATCGACATTGATGCTATCGGTCTTATTACTCTTGCAAAAATGGGACGTCCTGTTGCGCCGCGCGGCGTAGAGCGTTTACGAGCCCTTATCGAGCGTATTCCGGGTCAAGTTCTTCTTAAAGGTGTTATGACAGAAGAAGACGCGTTGGCAGCTGCTGAAGCAGGTGCAGCCGGTATTGTTGTATCTAACCACGGCGGTCGTGTTCTTGATCATACTCCAGGTTCTGCGCATGTGCTCCCGGGTATTGCGGAAGCTGTTAATGGTGAGATTGCTGTGTTGGTCGATGGTGGTATTCGAACCGGTGCTGACATTCTTAAAATGATCGCTCTTGGGGCAGACGCAGTTATGATCGGTCGTCCATTCTCCATTGCAACTGTCGGCGGCCTTGAAGAAGGTGCTTCAAAGTATATTCAGCAGATTGCAGGAGAGTTGAAGTCCGCAATGGTTCTTACAGGTTGTGAGTCCATTGAAGATGTAAATGCTAACATTATTACTGACGTTCTTGGCCAGTAA
- a CDS encoding YbhB/YbcL family Raf kinase inhibitor-like protein codes for MKFFSPAFANTDKIPAKYTCDGEDISPPLEWSDIPVGTQSLAIICDDPDAPVGVWDHWLIFNINPNLTGLDENTPKQFDPFKGVGHGLNSWKNAYYGGPCPPSGQHRYYFKLYALDRRLQIKPGSSKGDLLRAMEGHILEKAHFYGVYAR; via the coding sequence GTGAAGTTTTTTAGTCCAGCATTTGCCAACACAGATAAAATTCCAGCAAAATATACCTGCGATGGCGAAGATATTTCGCCGCCTTTGGAGTGGTCAGACATTCCGGTTGGAACCCAAAGCCTTGCAATCATCTGTGATGACCCAGATGCTCCCGTTGGCGTTTGGGATCATTGGCTGATTTTCAATATCAATCCAAACCTCACCGGACTGGATGAAAATACACCAAAACAGTTTGATCCGTTCAAAGGAGTTGGGCACGGTCTCAACAGTTGGAAAAATGCTTACTACGGTGGCCCTTGTCCACCGTCAGGTCAGCACCGTTACTACTTCAAGCTCTATGCGCTTGATAGACGCCTTCAGATTAAACCGGGCTCCAGTAAAGGGGATTTGCTACGGGCTATGGAAGGACACATTCTCGAAAAAGCACACTTCTACGGTGTTTATGCTCGATAA